One stretch of Roseimicrobium sp. ORNL1 DNA includes these proteins:
- a CDS encoding response regulator, with protein MHNFYDMKRYTVLYVDDEEMALKYFEKTFGREFKILTANNAADGLRIIEEKGDELGVLITDQRMPGEKGVHLLERARQLRPRLVRMLITAYADFGVTVDAVNLGSIFRYISKPLQVDDMRNTLHRAMEFYILQQERDELLREKLSVLQNVLISDRVISLGVLASGVSRDLNNPLHAVQSFLELTPGRLRPVDTAQDRLRDPLFWRDFHDQISVRLNQVGTLLGDLQGVGAAAGASSNPASIVEEAAAAKKDAAAAKGVELTTQIDASAPAVNVDAGTFRKLVDLLLDAALTADTPGAKATLSVKPASTQGGADAVTVQYQDNGPGLSIDSLRSVFDPFYDSPEGLHPSAVALLGAHLIAHHLGGSITSGERGGLNLEVTVPVSAAEGAKAFTTRDFVSKVLMNDSLWERLLPIH; from the coding sequence ATGCACAACTTCTACGATATGAAGCGCTACACCGTCCTCTACGTCGATGACGAGGAGATGGCCTTGAAGTACTTCGAAAAAACCTTTGGCCGAGAATTCAAGATCCTCACCGCGAACAACGCTGCGGATGGCCTGAGGATCATCGAGGAAAAGGGTGACGAACTGGGCGTGCTCATCACGGACCAGCGCATGCCGGGCGAGAAGGGAGTGCACCTTCTGGAGCGCGCCCGCCAGTTGCGGCCCCGCCTCGTGCGCATGCTCATCACCGCCTATGCTGACTTCGGCGTGACCGTGGATGCGGTGAACCTTGGCAGCATCTTCCGCTACATCTCCAAGCCCCTGCAGGTGGACGATATGCGCAACACCCTGCACCGCGCCATGGAGTTCTACATTCTCCAGCAGGAGCGTGACGAACTGCTGCGTGAGAAGCTCTCCGTGCTGCAGAACGTGCTCATCAGTGACCGGGTGATCAGCCTCGGTGTGCTCGCCAGCGGCGTGAGCCGCGATCTGAATAATCCTCTGCACGCGGTGCAGTCCTTCCTGGAACTGACGCCCGGACGCCTGCGTCCTGTGGATACCGCTCAGGACCGCCTCCGCGATCCTCTCTTCTGGCGTGACTTCCACGACCAGATCAGCGTGCGCCTGAATCAGGTCGGCACTCTGCTGGGCGATCTGCAAGGTGTAGGAGCGGCGGCTGGGGCATCCAGCAATCCGGCATCGATTGTGGAAGAGGCTGCAGCGGCCAAGAAAGACGCAGCAGCAGCGAAGGGCGTGGAACTCACCACCCAGATAGACGCCTCGGCTCCTGCCGTGAATGTCGACGCCGGTACCTTCCGAAAGCTGGTCGACCTGCTGTTGGACGCTGCGCTGACCGCCGACACCCCGGGTGCCAAAGCCACCCTCTCCGTCAAGCCTGCCTCGACTCAAGGCGGTGCTGACGCGGTGACAGTGCAGTACCAGGACAACGGTCCCGGCCTCTCCATCGACTCGCTGCGGTCGGTGTTTGACCCCTTCTATGACAGCCCCGAGGGGCTCCATCCCTCAGCAGTTGCCTTGCTTGGCGCGCACCTCATCGCGCATCATCTGGGCGGCAGCATCACCTCCGGTGAGAGAGGCGGACTGAACCTCGAAGTGACCGTACCAGTGTCCGCCGCAGAAGGGGCAAAGGCCTTCACCACTCGTGACTTTGTAAGCAAGGTGCTGATGAATGACTCGCTGTGGGAGAGGCTGTTGCCGATTCATTAG
- a CDS encoding ATP-binding protein, which produces MANVSIEPRGGLQSSFDAYERPIRIRNYKLGCILAGTFMPLGASVDILVYGQETMWQWLPMRFATSGVLVILWLILHLRPETRFYRAVGIMAMFVPVICMCLMIYSKDGAVSPYYAALNLVMLGSAIVMRWPLLDSVIILLLTLIAYGTAGLAHGRITDWGTFYNNVYFLILTGVIIVAGTWQYNGVRRSEFELRSRLDQNREELERTNQKLREMDEVKSRFFANISHELRTPLTLLIAPLEAMLNPKPKSDAEQKELLETMHGNSMRLLKLINDLLDLVRLESGRVEVKERRVEVKEFVEGIGTAVRAMAKDKRIRLETHVDPSLGAAKLDSEKLERISLNLLFNAMKFTAAGGKVEFNATRDGNWLEFDIRDTGMGIDPAQLPHIFDRFWQGDTSSQRKFQGMGIGLALVKELAEAQGGTVKATSEVGRGTTMSVRLPYVEAPEGEVEEPEHAVETKDVEAESNGSTQEWISSLYRRAELFPAITSLQASLRPIETGVGRSRKPKLLIADDEPDMLRFLKGQLSANFEVLEAVDGLQAVDKAAQFLPDIILSDMMMPEKDGLQVCRELRERVSTRSIPIVLLTARADEKTKMDCLQAGASDFLGKPFSLTEVSVRLKNLVDSHLYQRELSVQKQQLEAALEQVKETEVLMVRNEKLAALGRMSAGLIHEINNPLNYASQGLHLLGQVTEMLPEEERADFADTLKDVHDGVKRVARIISDLRGFTRMTHETTQVFVFRPVAETVLRFFSHEWKDGISAEINVPEGLEIRGDSNQIVQVLVNLVQNAIDAMRTKKYADGESPLISISAAPAGSKVMVTLRDNGPGISEEIRSKVFDPFFTTKDVGSGMGLGLSICHRIVSEHGGRIDVRSQPGLFTEFELEFPSPDARGAFE; this is translated from the coding sequence ATGGCTAATGTATCCATAGAGCCGCGAGGCGGCTTGCAGAGTTCGTTCGACGCATACGAGCGTCCGATCCGGATTCGCAACTACAAGCTGGGTTGCATTCTGGCTGGCACCTTCATGCCGCTGGGCGCCAGCGTGGACATCCTGGTGTACGGGCAGGAAACCATGTGGCAGTGGCTGCCCATGCGCTTCGCCACCTCCGGAGTGCTCGTTATCCTGTGGCTGATCCTGCACCTAAGACCGGAAACCAGGTTTTACCGGGCGGTGGGCATCATGGCGATGTTTGTCCCGGTGATCTGTATGTGCCTGATGATCTATTCCAAGGACGGCGCGGTATCCCCCTACTATGCGGCGCTCAACCTGGTGATGCTGGGCTCCGCCATCGTCATGCGATGGCCGCTGCTGGACAGCGTGATCATCTTGTTACTCACGCTCATTGCCTACGGGACAGCAGGCTTGGCCCACGGACGCATCACGGACTGGGGCACCTTCTATAACAACGTGTACTTCCTGATCCTGACCGGTGTGATCATCGTGGCGGGCACCTGGCAGTACAACGGGGTGCGGCGCTCGGAGTTTGAGCTGCGCTCCCGGTTGGATCAAAATCGCGAAGAGCTCGAGCGGACCAACCAGAAGCTCCGGGAAATGGATGAGGTGAAGAGCCGGTTCTTTGCAAACATCAGCCACGAACTCCGCACGCCGCTTACCCTGCTCATCGCCCCGCTGGAGGCGATGCTCAACCCCAAACCGAAGTCTGATGCCGAGCAAAAGGAGCTGCTGGAAACGATGCACGGCAACTCGATGCGCCTGCTCAAGCTCATCAATGACCTGCTCGATCTGGTTCGCCTGGAGTCCGGACGCGTGGAGGTGAAGGAACGCCGCGTGGAAGTTAAGGAATTCGTAGAGGGCATCGGCACGGCAGTGCGCGCCATGGCCAAGGACAAGCGCATCCGGCTGGAGACACACGTGGATCCCAGCCTGGGCGCCGCGAAGCTCGACTCGGAAAAGCTGGAACGCATCAGCCTCAACCTACTCTTCAACGCCATGAAGTTCACCGCTGCCGGTGGCAAGGTGGAGTTCAACGCAACCCGGGATGGAAACTGGTTGGAATTCGACATCCGGGACACCGGCATGGGCATCGATCCCGCCCAGCTGCCGCACATCTTTGACCGCTTCTGGCAGGGAGACACCTCTTCCCAGCGCAAGTTCCAGGGCATGGGCATCGGTCTGGCGCTGGTGAAAGAACTCGCGGAAGCCCAGGGTGGCACGGTGAAAGCCACCAGCGAAGTGGGCCGGGGCACGACGATGTCCGTAAGACTGCCCTACGTGGAGGCTCCTGAGGGGGAAGTCGAGGAACCCGAACACGCCGTGGAGACAAAGGACGTGGAAGCAGAAAGCAACGGTTCCACCCAGGAATGGATCAGCAGCCTGTACCGCCGCGCGGAACTGTTCCCCGCCATCACGTCCCTGCAGGCCAGCCTGCGCCCCATCGAGACCGGCGTTGGTCGCAGCCGCAAGCCGAAGCTGCTCATCGCGGACGATGAGCCGGACATGCTTCGCTTCCTCAAGGGTCAGCTCTCCGCCAACTTCGAAGTGCTGGAAGCCGTGGATGGTCTGCAAGCCGTGGACAAGGCGGCCCAGTTCCTGCCCGACATCATCCTCTCAGACATGATGATGCCGGAGAAGGATGGTCTGCAGGTCTGCCGCGAACTGCGCGAGCGTGTTTCCACGCGCTCCATTCCCATCGTGCTGCTCACTGCACGCGCGGATGAGAAGACCAAGATGGACTGCCTCCAGGCCGGGGCGAGCGACTTCCTCGGCAAGCCATTTTCCCTGACGGAAGTCTCCGTGCGCCTGAAGAACCTGGTGGACTCCCACCTCTACCAGAGGGAGCTCTCCGTGCAGAAGCAGCAGCTCGAAGCCGCTCTGGAGCAAGTGAAGGAAACCGAGGTGCTCATGGTGCGGAATGAAAAGCTCGCCGCTCTGGGCCGCATGAGCGCCGGCCTGATCCATGAGATCAACAATCCCCTCAACTATGCCAGCCAGGGTTTGCACCTGCTGGGCCAGGTGACGGAGATGCTGCCCGAAGAGGAGCGTGCGGACTTCGCCGATACCCTCAAGGACGTGCATGATGGCGTGAAGCGCGTGGCCCGCATCATCTCGGACCTGCGTGGATTCACCCGCATGACTCACGAGACCACCCAGGTGTTCGTGTTCAGGCCGGTGGCGGAAACGGTGCTGCGCTTCTTCTCCCACGAGTGGAAGGACGGCATTTCCGCGGAGATCAACGTGCCGGAAGGATTGGAAATCCGGGGTGACAGCAATCAGATTGTGCAGGTGCTGGTTAATTTGGTCCAGAACGCCATTGACGCCATGCGAACGAAGAAGTATGCCGACGGCGAATCCCCTCTCATTTCCATCAGCGCGGCACCGGCCGGCAGCAAGGTCATGGTAACCCTGCGAGACAATGGCCCCGGGATCTCCGAGGAGATTCGGAGCAAGGTCTTTGACCCCTTCTTCACGACCAAGGACGTCGGCTCCGGCATGGGACTGGGCCTTTCCATCTGCCATCGCATCGTTTCCGAGCACGGCGGGCGCATTGATGTCCGCAGCCAACCCGGTCTTTTTACCGAATTTGAATTGGAATTCCCTTCCCCTGACGCGAGGGGAGCGTTTGAATAA
- a CDS encoding class I SAM-dependent methyltransferase has product MENSENPLPINTSGGERLSLIICRNSQGAEVRGTLHRLTRYLAVFEVYNPYSIVQLSEVLNDFRILMNERVVYSGRAVIANLVNTGIMLICEASLADEGWIDVDILAPAQNKDRLLAEFAEFLRETEKTYSVAPDFKLVVADIHTLLSDLRRWMEQVELGVRSLPAGDRLTAERDTIRQLEVPILPAVTPLLERFETTAVSITPELQPVHSSYIKRQIHPLVLCSPFVYRIFQKPLGYAGDYEMVSMMLRDPYEGSSMFAKILNRLFLDIPPVVAHRNRITYLTERLHEETSRAAQKGKMARVFNLGCGPAKEVQQFLATDGLSDNADISLLDFNDETITNTTRILEDLRTRHRRRTELKFVKRSVHQILKESSKKGAGFEVGGYDFVYCAGLFDYLSDRICRRLLEVFYDLLAPGGLLVATNVDTSNPSRLWMEYVVEWHLVYRNKQQFLRLAPESAPPGSCSVSSDTTGVNIFLEVRKPENG; this is encoded by the coding sequence ATGGAGAATTCTGAAAATCCCCTGCCCATAAACACCTCTGGCGGAGAACGGCTCAGTCTCATCATCTGCCGGAACAGCCAAGGCGCGGAGGTTCGCGGCACGCTGCATCGACTGACGCGCTACCTGGCGGTTTTCGAAGTCTACAATCCGTACAGCATTGTGCAGCTTTCGGAAGTCTTGAACGACTTCCGCATTCTCATGAATGAGCGCGTGGTGTACTCGGGGCGGGCGGTCATCGCGAACCTGGTGAACACGGGCATCATGCTCATCTGCGAGGCTTCGCTCGCGGATGAAGGATGGATCGATGTCGACATCCTGGCACCGGCGCAAAACAAGGACCGGTTGCTGGCTGAGTTTGCCGAGTTCCTGCGTGAAACGGAGAAGACCTACTCGGTCGCTCCCGACTTCAAACTGGTGGTGGCGGACATTCACACGCTGCTCTCGGATCTGCGTCGGTGGATGGAACAGGTGGAACTGGGCGTGCGTTCACTTCCTGCAGGAGATCGCCTGACCGCAGAGCGGGATACCATCCGGCAGTTGGAAGTGCCCATCCTTCCCGCAGTGACTCCGCTTTTGGAACGGTTTGAAACGACTGCGGTGAGCATCACCCCGGAACTGCAGCCGGTGCACAGCAGTTACATCAAGAGACAGATTCATCCCCTGGTGCTGTGCTCCCCGTTTGTGTACCGCATTTTCCAGAAGCCGCTGGGCTACGCAGGCGACTACGAAATGGTAAGCATGATGCTGCGTGATCCCTACGAAGGGAGCTCCATGTTTGCCAAGATTCTGAACCGGCTGTTCCTCGACATCCCGCCGGTAGTGGCCCACCGAAACCGCATCACCTACCTGACCGAACGCCTGCACGAAGAAACTTCGCGTGCAGCACAGAAGGGCAAGATGGCCAGGGTGTTCAACCTGGGTTGCGGTCCGGCGAAGGAGGTGCAGCAGTTCCTCGCCACCGATGGACTGAGTGATAATGCGGACATCTCCCTGCTCGACTTCAACGACGAGACCATCACCAACACCACGCGCATCCTCGAGGACCTGCGCACCCGGCACCGTCGCCGCACGGAACTGAAGTTTGTGAAACGCTCCGTGCACCAGATCCTGAAGGAATCCTCGAAGAAGGGTGCCGGATTTGAGGTGGGAGGTTACGACTTTGTCTACTGCGCCGGGTTGTTTGACTACCTTTCCGACCGCATCTGCCGCCGGCTCCTGGAGGTGTTCTACGATCTGCTCGCGCCTGGGGGCCTGCTCGTGGCCACCAACGTGGATACCTCCAATCCGTCCCGCCTGTGGATGGAATATGTGGTGGAATGGCATCTGGTATATCGGAACAAACAGCAGTTCCTGCGCCTGGCGCCGGAAAGTGCGCCGCCTGGAAGCTGCTCGGTAAGCTCGGATACGACGGGAGTGAACATTTTCCTCGAAGTACGCAAGCCCGAGAATGGCTAA
- a CDS encoding hybrid sensor histidine kinase/response regulator, protein MTTTLASPSKDSPVSSASPAPQVANNGERGMFLSRAGHEMRNPLSNILALVEGIQDGIYGDIGLRQSEALGTIADNAQRLLTLINGFLDVEKIHAGTLALQNASFELDEISAQAARQLRGPAEARSLALRHSTSPQNITGEGDGKRILQIMTEALGCVVATVPAKGKVNLDVSTDLPGQVLLIRAWGGPSELQSTTVEKAVSSPPVMERLRKLKGIGISLINSLLALHDGGELDACELPGGGLLVKVRLPLKCSPSTTSSHEPAVLESVIADTEETSSPAGGEIDTHHSESPLILLVDDEDVLRNITHDYLESVGFRVMAATNGKEALELASQETPDLVIMDMLMPIMDGMEALQKIRTHSNPALSQVPIIAMSGLAVPAERDKCMIAGADACLVKPFGIKQLEMAMNQFLNSRHTNADA, encoded by the coding sequence ATGACTACGACTCTGGCCTCGCCTTCCAAGGATTCCCCCGTCAGTTCAGCCTCACCAGCCCCCCAAGTGGCCAACAACGGAGAGCGGGGGATGTTTTTGTCCCGTGCCGGCCATGAGATGCGCAATCCCCTCTCCAATATCCTCGCCTTGGTGGAGGGCATTCAGGATGGCATTTATGGGGACATCGGTCTGCGCCAAAGCGAAGCACTTGGCACCATTGCGGACAATGCCCAACGGTTGCTGACGTTGATCAATGGATTCTTGGATGTGGAGAAAATCCACGCAGGAACCCTCGCGCTGCAAAATGCCTCGTTTGAGCTTGATGAAATTTCAGCGCAGGCGGCCAGGCAATTGCGGGGTCCAGCGGAGGCCAGGTCCCTGGCGTTGCGGCACTCGACCTCTCCTCAAAACATCACCGGTGAAGGGGACGGAAAGCGCATCCTGCAAATCATGACCGAGGCGCTGGGCTGCGTGGTGGCAACGGTGCCGGCAAAGGGGAAAGTGAACCTGGATGTGAGTACCGATCTCCCAGGCCAAGTGCTGCTCATCCGCGCCTGGGGAGGCCCATCAGAATTGCAGTCAACAACCGTGGAAAAAGCAGTCTCCTCTCCACCTGTGATGGAGCGGCTGCGCAAGCTCAAGGGAATTGGCATCAGTCTCATCAACTCCCTGCTGGCCCTGCACGACGGCGGTGAGCTCGACGCGTGCGAACTGCCGGGCGGCGGACTGCTCGTAAAAGTCCGCCTTCCCTTGAAATGCTCGCCTTCGACAACCAGCTCACATGAACCTGCCGTTTTGGAAAGCGTCATCGCTGATACCGAAGAAACGTCTTCGCCTGCGGGTGGCGAGATAGATACGCACCATTCCGAGTCTCCGCTGATTCTGCTGGTGGATGACGAAGATGTGCTGCGGAACATCACTCACGACTATCTGGAGAGTGTGGGCTTCCGTGTCATGGCAGCAACCAACGGCAAGGAGGCGCTCGAACTGGCCAGTCAGGAAACGCCGGATCTGGTGATCATGGACATGCTCATGCCAATCATGGACGGCATGGAAGCGCTCCAGAAGATACGGACCCACAGCAATCCAGCGCTCTCACAGGTTCCCATCATCGCCATGTCTGGACTCGCGGTACCCGCAGAGCGAGACAAATGCATGATCGCAGGAGCGGATGCCTGTCTCGTAAAACCATTTGGCATCAAGCAGCTCGAAATGGCCATGAACCAATTTCTCAACTCGCGGCACACAAACGCCGACGCATAA
- a CDS encoding response regulator gives MNTPSLESSQIKTILLVEDNDGYRQIVAASLAKALPECRIVEADSVATARAVVPVESLNVALLDMTLPDGMATDIMEGWQPAIGKGLKVVVFSSYDAEEVAPALQRFGVHEYVNKERGMRALVQAVQTAVQSVPEGKDVQIGRSSPTLAADSLSH, from the coding sequence GTGAATACCCCCTCCTTGGAATCATCGCAAATCAAGACCATCCTGCTCGTGGAAGATAACGATGGCTACAGACAAATCGTGGCAGCATCGCTGGCCAAGGCGCTGCCCGAGTGCCGGATTGTGGAGGCGGACAGCGTTGCGACTGCCCGCGCAGTTGTGCCTGTGGAATCCCTAAATGTGGCTCTTTTGGATATGACGCTGCCTGACGGCATGGCCACGGACATCATGGAGGGGTGGCAGCCAGCTATTGGAAAGGGGCTTAAGGTGGTGGTTTTCAGCAGCTACGACGCTGAAGAAGTGGCGCCAGCCCTGCAACGGTTCGGGGTGCATGAGTATGTAAACAAGGAGCGCGGCATGAGAGCTCTGGTTCAGGCGGTTCAGACTGCGGTTCAGAGCGTTCCAGAGGGAAAAGACGTGCAAATTGGCCGATCCAGCCCCACCTTAGCGGCGGACAGCCTGAGCCATTGA